The following DNA comes from Triplophysa dalaica isolate WHDGS20190420 chromosome 5, ASM1584641v1, whole genome shotgun sequence.
GCAAATAGGAATTGATCTATGATTTTCATGACATCTAATTCAGATCATACAATTCAAATGTCTGGAAATTCAGATACGTGTATGTATATAGTGTATGCTCAAGATAATAGAAAAGTTGTTACCTTGCTTTCCGTACAAACATCATCCAGTTGCATTCATGCTCATCTGTCGTTACGATACAGAACTCTTGAATATCGTTATGGAACATCTATTTGGCAATAAGGAAACAGGGATATACTACTATCATTTTCTGGATAGTATATTTCTGgatacatatacaaacatgtATATGTAATGATAAATTAagtgtgaatacattttaaaatgcttgGTTACTTTTAAGACATGATACTACTAACCTTCCATATTTGAGGAGTGTCTTTGTCAGACCAGTCTGTAAGTTCCACACTGCTGCAGTGCTGTCCAACCATAGGCCCAAAGCAGGTACGTGAAGGTATGGTTTCTCGAGCAAACACACCTACAATCAATAAAAAACTGACATCAGCAGTGCAAcaaaatttttgtttatttcagccATAGCAAAATGTTGAAGAAAGTCTATAGGACCCTTGAAAGGGTTCCATGTAAGGGGATGTTGATAGAAATCGCTCATTCtatgacaataaaaacataacacttcattgttTAAAGTCCcgtctgaagacatagttatgtctattattttgcatttgtttcaatagatcctctacaaaatacacactggacctttcagGAGAAATAAGTTTCAGACTTAGAACAGTACGATATGCTTTACTTACCAATCGGCTCATCAGTTAAGGAAATCCGGAGGCATATGGGGTGGGGCAGAGAGAGGCGGGCTCTACTCTGAATGGGCGTGTCTGGGATGAATGTGACAGGTCCATGTTCGGGGCAGTCGGAGGAATATGACCGTTCACACAAAGTGCACCCTTGAagacaataaaatgcattaaaatagtTCCAAAGCACATGGGAGCCCATACCCGACCACTATACAAAACTTACAAATGTTAAAGGCATTGGCCATGTTTTCCTTATTGGACGTTGAGTCTTCTAGATGCAATGAAGAGTTCACCAACACCAGACTGTTGTCTGGCCCTAAAGAAACCTCAGCAGTGATGGGTGACACGTTGACGGGTTCAAGTCCCATACCTGAAGGTCCGTGTAAAGGAACGGGTTCAAGCTGAGTCTGTGGGCGCATGGCACCGGTAAGCACAATGCTAACCACCCCAGAGCTCAGCTCTCCTGTGGAGTGCAATGCTTCACCCAGAGAACCAGGACCACCTGCTCCTGTGGTGTTGGTACCTAATCTTCTTTCCATATGCTCCTGATCCATCACCACTTGCAGTTCCAACCCTGCTCCGTGCAGGGGCATAACACCTCCTGAAGAGTCCACACCCACCAAACCTTCATGAGGCTGAGGTCTGGTCCCGAGCTGCTGTTGGGTCTCTACACCCTCCATGGTGGCCAAGTCCTCTTCCATTCCATCGTGAGATATTGGACTACTGACGCTTAATTGTGAACGTGACTCCATGCTCAGTCCCGTCGTGTCCAGCTGCACTTCGTGAGATCCGCCTTGGTGGAGATTGGTTTGGCCTCCGACCTGCCGTGAGTCTAGGGACACAAGGCCCTGTTCTAGAGGACCACCTGGAACACTGTACGGATCTAAGCCAGTGGGGTTGTTGTTGGACACAGAAAGAGTTCCGTCCATGTTAAGGCTGCTAGGATGAATGTATTGAGGTGGTGGACGGTCTGCCAGATATGACAGTATACCTAAACAAGAGTCGAAGAAATATGTTTCTTATTTGGatcatgcaaaaatgtcatgtaaaaataaaacatttgtttatattgatgGTTCGTGACATGGGTTAAAGTAGAACTTATCCAGTGTTACCTGGAAGAATATGTCTGAAGTAGCTACTCTCCAGGTGGGGATATGGAGGAGGTGGTAAAGTATAATTTCTCTCTGGAAGGCCACACATCACACCTCTGTCCCCTAAAGGACCCATGGGTAACATCAGGGACAATGCTGAAGGGAGCGGCCCAAGTGATGGACCCAAGCTGGGTATAGCGACTGGCATGCCTTAAATTAAAGCAAGCAGTGTTATGAAATGTATGCAATACAGAACACTGTCAAAGCCAAACAGCTTTTGTGTCCTTACCTTGAGTGGTGATAGGATTGTGGGTTGGAGATGTGGGAAGGCAGAGGTGACTCGCACTCACAGGGGGCACGCTAAGCTGGTCCATGCCCACCGGGCTGAGGTTCATGTCGTTCAtgctaaacaaaaaacatggtattgaattaaaatataactCACATGTATGTGCAGAATTAGTCACgtgcatttgtatgtgtttacctGACAGTACAGATCAGTTAAGGCATTGAATGTGATGGTCCGGATGCATTCTTGAATCTgtatatagtaaaaaaaattgtaataaaacaatttaagtgTTTTAATACCATCAGTTTCTAAACAAAATCTGGGAAGTTTCAgatttttaaaatggaaaatctTCTTTATCTTACAACAGTGACTAcgttaaaaaacacaatttaatcACTGAATGTCTAGACAAATTTAACAAATACAGGTGAATTAAAAAACGACCACACGAACGAGTCAAAAGAGAAAGGGTTTCAAAAACATGTTAGCAAGTTCAACGGTATAAAACCAACGCGATATTAACTGGAATTAATTTGTAAACGCATAAGAtggtaaatacatttaaaaaaaaataaaaaaaatgatttgcttaCATTCAAGACCCAAATATAAGCTCTCCGTTGAAGATACACGAtatgaaaacaataacattgCTAAAGGCAAACGGTGTATGACTCAAGGAGGGGTTCTGTTTCAAAATAAGGGTCCGACAACGCGGTCTGTTCCTACAGTTGGCTTGGGTGATCAGGCAAGAGTGTCGCGACCTATTTGaaggcttttattttgaaataggGTCCGTTTCCTGTGTCCGCCTGAACCGGAAAACAAAAGTACTGCGGCTGTTCGTATGAAAACCTGCTGTGTAATCTTGCTTTAACAGTCACTGTACGGTTTTATTTGAAAGGCAGAAAGCAGTCATGCCTGATCATTTAGGTTCCGACCAACGCAAAGTAAAAGAGGAGGAAAAGGAAGACAAACCAATTCGAGGTATGATTTTGAGGCGTTTTGACGAATTGATGTAATTAGCAAGCAGGTTAGCATTTGCTAAGTAGCTGCACTGTAGTTGAAAATTGTCAACAAAATGCAAATATGTTTATGACAAACCTATTTTGAAAGTGCGTTTAACCACTTTGATCCATTATATTAATGATTAgagatgtgttgtgtttttaatacaaacaaattaACGTTAGAGAGCGTCATCTGATAAACAATTATTAAGTTAGTTAGTATTTAACAACTTCAAAATGAGTAGATCAGAATGTGGTCATATCATTGTAATCTATTGATGGTCCtgatctttgttttatttttcagcttTGGATGAAGGAGACATTGCACTCCTTAAGACTTATGTAAGTGTAACAAGAAAAATTGCACATTGGATTTAATATTGGACGGTCGGAGTAATGTCACTTGCAACTAATCCGTGCATTATGTGTTCGTGAATAGGGCCAAAGCACTTACTCGAGACAGATTAAACAGGTAGAAGATGATATCCAGTCGCTTCTGAAGAAAATCAATGAGCTTACAGGTTAGTGTCCCATAATTGTGATATGTGGATCAAATTTTGTGGATCTAAACATTAATTCAGATTACAATCACATATGATGAAGTCCTGATGTCCTTGCATTGACATATCTTTTGTGTGCTTTAGGCATTAAAGAATCTGATACAGGTCTGGCTCCTCCGGCACTATGGGATCTGGCAGCCGACAAGCAGACTCTGCAGAGCGAACAGCCCCTCCAAGTGGCCAGGTATGAGGGTACTAATAACAAAACGAACATGTATAAActtattaaatgatttatatctTTGTCTGATTTTATTTGTTCACAGATGCACCAAGATAATCAACGCTGACTCTGAGGATCCAAAGTACATCATTAATGTGAAACAATTTGCCAA
Coding sequences within:
- the prdm4 gene encoding PR domain zinc finger protein 4, whose product is MNDMNLSPVGMDQLSVPPVSASHLCLPTSPTHNPITTQGMPVAIPSLGPSLGPLPSALSLMLPMGPLGDRGVMCGLPERNYTLPPPPYPHLESSYFRHILPGILSYLADRPPPQYIHPSSLNMDGTLSVSNNNPTGLDPYSVPGGPLEQGLVSLDSRQVGGQTNLHQGGSHEVQLDTTGLSMESRSQLSVSSPISHDGMEEDLATMEGVETQQQLGTRPQPHEGLVGVDSSGGVMPLHGAGLELQVVMDQEHMERRLGTNTTGAGGPGSLGEALHSTGELSSGVVSIVLTGAMRPQTQLEPVPLHGPSGMGLEPVNVSPITAEVSLGPDNSLVLVNSSLHLEDSTSNKENMANAFNIWCTLCERSYSSDCPEHGPVTFIPDTPIQSRARLSLPHPICLRISLTDEPIGVFARETIPSRTCFGPMVGQHCSSVELTDWSDKDTPQIWKMFHNDIQEFCIVTTDEHECNWMMFVRKARTSEERNLVAYIDNGKLYFCTSREILPDQELLFYYSRDYSRQLGVPAVPEGQICHCGKECSSFTEFKSHLNSHAQSHSPVQDHPAHTTHSQTQQQEKETNEGSRSASSQQWQRHSDVNEHSGSNGHTHGRERKFKCSMCPRAFTTSTKLNVHFMGHIGMRPHKCSYCSKAFSDPSNLRKHLKIHTGQKNFRCTVCGKSFTQKAHVESHMAIHNGIKNIKCDHCDRMFVRKQDLKQHMYSHSLDRQITCPKCDKQFLKTDHLKKHLNSHDGKRDFICEKCNKGFLTKYHLTRHLKICKGPKTGRRAAHGEEGEDEDEDEEDEEETKGTEGQINPANDEECRIDMGTYSSEKSL